The Patescibacteria group bacterium genomic interval ATTTTGAATTTATATCTTGGAATTTGTTTGATTATTGTGTCTTATATCCTTGTATTTTTTAATAATATTTTATAAATTTTTATTTTAATATTTGATTTTTGATATTATCTTAATAAACTAAAATCACTTAATAATTTATTTTAATTCTTTTTCTAATATACTTCTCACAATTTGCGGCTCTGCCTTTCCTTTTGTTTCTTTCATAACCTGCCCGACTAAAAATTGAATCGCGTTTATTTTTCCGTTTTTATATTCTTTAACAACTTTTTGGTTGTTAGCAATTGCTTTTTTAACAGCGTTTTCTAAAATTGACTCATCACTCACCTGCTCAAAATCTCCTTGCTCTAAAATATCAGACGGATCTTCGCCGTCGGTAAGCATTTTTTCCAAAATTTTCATTCCAGCTGAACTGTTAATTCTATTTTGAAAAATTAATGTTAAAAATTCAGCAAAATTTTCAGGACTAATTTTTAAATCTTTTATCTCAACGCTGTTTGATTTCATAATTCCTCCCAATCTGTTTATTAGCCATCCTGAAATAATCTTAATTGCTTTTTTTCTGTTATTTTTCCAAATTTCCTCCTGCGTTCCTTCTATTCCGTCAACAGCTTCCAGCCAAGCTCTAAATTCAGAAATTACTCTTTCTGAATATTCCGCCAAATTTTTATCAGTCGTGAGCGCTTCAGCGTCAATTTTATTAAAACCATATTCGTATTCAAATCTTTTCATTTTAATTTCTGGCAATTCAGGCAGATCTTTTTTAATTTTCTTTTTTATCTCTCTTAAATCCAATGGTGGCAGATCAGGTTCTGGAAAATAGCGATAATCATCAGCAGACTCTTTTGTTCTTTGAAAATAACTTTTATTTAAATTATCATCCCATCCTCGTGTTTCTTGCTGTAATTTTTCATTATTTTCTAAAGCTTTTGTTTGTCTTTTTATTTCATAATTTACGGCTTTTTCCATTGCTTTAAAAGAATTTATATTTTTCAATTCAACTTTTGGGCTTAATTTATAGCTTCCAATCGGTTTTATTTCATCATTAATTTTTTCCCATTTTCCTTTTTCTTGAATAGAAATATTTGCCTCGCAGCGCATCTGTCCTTTTTCCATATTAGCGTCTGAAATTTCTAAATAGCGAAGTATTTTTTGATATTCCTGGCAAAATTTTTTTGCTGTTTTTGCGTCAGTTATATCAGGCGCCGTGACAAGCTCCATT includes:
- the gatB gene encoding Asp-tRNA(Asn)/Glu-tRNA(Gln) amidotransferase subunit GatB; the protein is HAQLKTKSKMFCACSNDGENQPPNSTICEICTGQPGTLPVANIKAIEWTARAGIALNCKIADFTKFDRKNYFYPDLPKGYQISQYDLPISFDGFLDINGEKIKIIRIHLEEDTGKLLHPDKKNYSLVDYNRCGTPLMELVTAPDITDAKTAKKFCQEYQKILRYLEISDANMEKGQMRCEANISIQEKGKWEKINDEIKPIGSYKLSPKVELKNINSFKAMEKAVNYEIKRQTKALENNEKLQQETRGWDDNLNKSYFQRTKESADDYRYFPEPDLPPLDLREIKKKIKKDLPELPEIKMKRFEYEYGFNKIDAEALTTDKNLAEYSERVISEFRAWLEAVDGIEGTQEEIWKNNRKKAIKIISGWLINRLGGIMKSNSVEIKDLKISPENFAEFLTLIFQNRINSSAGMKILEKMLTDGEDPSDILEQGDFEQVSDESILENAVKKAIANNQKVVKEYKNGKINAIQFLVGQVMKETKGKAEPQIVRSILEKELK